GCGTCGGCTTCGCCGACTAGCTTTTTTACTAGTCGCCGCTGGCGCTCATCCGGAAAGCTGGGCCTCGATCCAGCAGAAACCGGACAGGGGAAGGTCAACCGGAATGAAGAAGCCGTCGCGACAGGATCAGGGAGGAAATCGCCAGGGCTGCAGGACCAGTGCGGCAGGCCGAGACGCGCGAGGCCGAACGCATCGCCGGATCGCGCTGAAGGCTGGATCGGCGAGATCGACAATCGAGGAGGCGGCGCTGCTCTCGGCCTTCGAGGAGTGTGGCGAAACGGTTTCGCGACGGCAAGCGACGGATCGACCGGAAGGAAGGGTGGCCCCAGCCGACAGCCGAATGGCGGGGCGTCCACGACGCTCGCGGCTGGCGCGGCTCAGGGCGGCAATCGCGAGGCTTGAGCGCATGCGCCGGTCGAGCTCATCGGACGCCCGCAAGCGGGACACGCGCGAGAAGATCGAACTCGGCGGCCTGATCGTGAAGCGGGACTGCGCTACGAGAAGCGCGCGCTGCTGCTCGGGCCTGCTGATCGACGGGCAGCGCGCGCCAAGCGAGGACGAGGCCGAGCGAACGCGGCTCAGCGCCATCGGCGCGCAAGCCTTCGGGCGCGATCATGAATAGGGTGCTGCTCGCCGGGCTGCAGGCGGCGATCATGATCGCGGTGGCGATCACGACGACCGGCGCCGAGCACTGGCTGGGGGCTTCGGCAAAGACGGGCCGCGCGCATGATGCTCGGCCGTACCGGGCTCGCGCTGCCCTATGCGCTGGCCGGCGGGGCCGGATTGATCCTGCTCTTCGCCGCGCCGGCGCGATCGCGATCCGGGCGGTCGGATGGGGCGTCGTGACGGGGAGCGCCGCCGTCATCGCATCGCCGTCATCCGCGAGGGCGTGCGCCTCGCGGCCCTCGCGCGGCCGCGTGCCGGCGGGGCAATCCGTGCTTGCCTATGCCGATCCGGGAACGAGCGTCCGGGGCGGCGATCGCGCTCATTTGCGCGATGTTCGCGCTGCGCGTCGCCATCAAGGAAATGCCGCCTTCGCGGCAGCGACGCCGCGCCGGATCACGGGCCGGCGCGCGATCCATGGCGAGACCGACTGGATGAAGATGGAGGCCGCCGCAAGCTGTTCGGCGACGCCGGCGGCATCGTCATTGGCGAGCGCTATCGGGTCGACCGCGACTCCGTCGCCGGCATCGCGTTCCGCGCCGACAGCCGCGACAGCTGGGGCAGCGGTGGCCGCTCGCCGCTGCTCTGCTTCGACGGGTCGTTCGGCTCGTCGCACGGCATCGTCTTCGCCGGCTCCGGCGGCTTCAAGACGACGTCGGTGACGATCCCCTCGCCTTGAAATGGGGGCGGCGGCCTCGTGGTGCTCGACCCCTCATCGGAGGTCGCGCCGATGGTGATCGGCCATCGGCGCAGGCGGGCCGCAAGGTGGTGGTGCTCGATCGGCCGACGTCGCCGCCGGCTTCAACGCGCTCGACTGGATCGGCCGTTTCGGGGGGACGAAGGAAGAGGACATCGTCGCGGTCGCGAACCTGGGTGATGACCGATAGCGCACGGCAGGCCTCGGCGCGCGACGACTTCTTTCGCGCCTCCGCGATGCAGCTTCTGACGGCGCTGATCGCGGACGTCTGCCTGTCGGGTCATACGGAAAAGAAGGACAGACGCTCCGGCAGGTCCGCGCCAATCTCTCGGAGCCGGAGCCGAAGCTGCGCGAGCGGCTGACCCGGATCTACGAGCAGTCGGGATCGGACTTCGTGAAGGAGAATGTCGCGGTGTTCGTGAACATGACGCCGGAGACCTTTTCCGGCGTCTACGCCAATGCGGTGAAGGAAACGCATGGCTGTCCTATCCGAACTATGCGGCGCTGATCTCCGGCCATAGCTTCACCACCGACGAGCTCGCCGATGGCGGGACCGACATCTTCATCGCGCTCGACCTGAAGGTGCTGGAGGCGCATCCGGGTCTCGCCCGCGTCATCATCGCGCGCTGATGAATGCGATCTACAACCGCAATGGCGAGGTGAAGGATCGCACCCTGTTCCTGCTCGACGAGGTCGCGAGGCTCGGCTTCCTGCGCATTCTGGAGACCGCCCGCGACGCCGGCCGGAAATACGGGATCACCATGACCCTGCTCTTCCAGTCGATCGGGCAGATGCGCGAGGCCTATGGCGGCCGCGACGCCACCTCGAAATGGTTCGAGTCGGCGTCGTGGATCAGCTTCGCGGCGATCAACGATCCCGAGACCGCCGACTACATCTCGCGGCGCTGCGGCGACACCACGGTGGAGGTCGACCAGCTCAGCCGCTCGTCGCAGATGTCGGGCGCGTCGCGGACGCGCTCGAAGCAGTTGGCGCGCCGGCCGCTGATCCTGCCGCATGAGGTGCTGCGCATGCGCGCCGACGAGCAGATCGTGTTCACGGCCGGCAATGCACCGCTTCGATGCGGGCGGGCCATCTGGTTCCGCCGCGAGGACATGAGAAGCTGCGTCGGCGAGAACAGATTCCACCGGAAAGAGGCGTTGCAGGGAGGCGGGGCTTGAGACGGCTGCGCGTCGGCGACAGCGAGGTCGAGGACAGTTCCGGCGACATCAGCGAGCGGCTGGCGGAGGCGTTTGCCCGGCGCGAACATCCGCTGTGCCTGTGCCAGCCGGATGGCGTGCCGATGTATGTGGTGCGCGCGGGTGGCCGCCATGTGCTGAAGCGGATGCCGGGCAGCGGACCGCGGCACGATCCCGACTGCGATTCCTATGAGCCGCCGCATGCACTTTCCGGTCTCGGGGCCGTCGCCGGCGAGGCGATCGTCGAGAACGCGAGGACGGCGTCACCCTGCTCAAGCTCGATTTCAGCCTGTCGAAGCAGGCCGGTCGGGCGGCGCCGGCGGCGCGCGAGGCGATCGATGCCGGCGCGGTGAAGACGGATGGCTCGCGCCTCTCGCTGCGCGCGCTGCTGCACTACCTGTGGGAGCAGGCCGAATTCAATCGCTGGCGTCCGGCCATGACCGGACGGCGCAACTGGGCGGTGCTGCGCAAGTTCCTGCTCGAGGCGGCCGAGGGGAGACCGCGAAGGGCAAGGCGCTTGCGCACGTCCTGTTCATTCCCGAAATGTTCGATGCCGAGCGCGACGCCGCGATCGCGCAGCGGCGCGAGATGTTCCTGAGCCGCGCGTTGAAGGCCGAGGGCAAGCGCCGCTTGCTCGCCATGCTGATCGGCGAGGTCAAGGAGATCGCACCGGCGCGCTTCGGCCACCGCGTCGTGATCAAGCATCTCCCGCGCTTCCCGTTCATGCTGAACGAGGACGCCCATCGGCGGATCAACGCGGTGTTCGCCTCCGAGCTGGCGCTGTGGAATGCGACGGCGGATTCGCATCTGATCGCGATCGCCACCTTCGGCATCGATGCCGCCGGCATCGCATCGATCGAGTCGATCGCGCTCATGGTCGTGACCGATCGCTGGATCCCGTTCGAGAACCGCTATGAGGCGGCATTGATCGACGCGCTGGCGAAGCGCGGCGCGAGCTTCGTCAAGAGCCTGCGCTACAACATGCCGCGGCGCAGCCGATGGCCTGCGCCGTCCTACGCCAGGACGGCGCGGCGCCGCTCGGCATGTATATCGTGCCCGACGACGCGGGAACGGATTATCGGGAGAAGCTCGACGAGCTGATCGCCGAGAGCGGCATCGCGTCGTGGATCTGGAGCATCGGCGACGGCGCCATGCCGGAGCTTCCGGTATGACGTGGTCGGAGGTGGCTTCCATGCGAGAGCGAGAGGCGGCCGGACCGCCTCTCGCCTGCGGCTCAGCGGCCGCTCGGCGCCAGCTCTGCGGGCCCGTAGACGATGCGGCGGGCATGGAAGCTCACGCCGGTCTCGCAGGCGATCTGGTCGATGATCTGGCGCAGACCGCAGAGGCTGCGGTCACTCACCTCGCGCAGCGACGGGCCGCATTCGGCGAGCGCGTACCAGCGCCTCGTGCGGGGATCGAATATCTCCTGCGTCGCGAGGTCGATGTCGAGATGATCGAGGAGCGGCTGCGGCTGCGCGATCCAGCGGTGTTCGAATTCCGCCTCGATCCAATAGAGGTCTTCGGCGGCCTGCTCGGCGCGCGCCGGGTCAGCGCCGTCTCGCGCGCACCGCTGCGCCTCCACCGCGCGTATCATCAGCTCGATCAGATCGCCGAGCTTGGCGACGAGCCGGTCGTGTGCGCTGCGCGCGAGATCATTGTCGCAACCGACGCGACTGATCCTGGCTATGAACCTGAAGCCGTTGAGGCGCGTGAACAGCGAGAGGTAGTCGATGTCGGACTTGGGGTGTCTCCTTTCGTTCTGACGAAAGGCGGCTGCACCGTAGGCGCGAGGAGTCAGGGATCGCGAAGCGACCGCCTGCGGCGGCGAGCGGGGGTGCCGATTTTCCGGCGGCGCCTCCCGGGCGTCGGCGGAAAATTGGGGAACCGCGATGTCCTTGACACCGGAGCGGCGGGTGCACAATAGGCCGTCAGAGAGAGAGGAAAGCCACGGCGACCGCCGGGCGCCGTGCCCGCATCCGGCGACCAGCCGGCAGGGTGCGCGAGGGTGTCCCTCGCGACGAGGCGCCCGGTCGATCCGGGCGACCTCGTCCCGCGAGATGGATCGTCACCCGCATGGGCGGAGACCGCATCGCGGGCTCCGGGAGCGGTGCGCAGCGGCGCGAGTAGAGCCAGTCCGCCGCGGGCGGCTCGCCCAGATCTCCTTGTCGGTGACCGCATATCTTGCCGGGCTGGCTATTCTGATGCCAAACGCCACCCGGGTCGTCCGGCCTGCCCCGGTTTCGATCGGAGAAAGACACACCGCATTGGCCATATCCTCCCGTTCGGAACGACAGCATCGCAGCTCGGTTCGGCCGGGCGGTCTGAGCAGCGCTCCCGCAGAATGATTGTTCTCCCTATCAGAGGCGCTCTCGTCGCCGCGCTCGCCCTCGCCGCGCTTCATTGGCCATGTCGCGGACATGCTGAGCCGACGCGGGGTGCGATTTCCGATACCGTGGCGGCCTCGTTCTCCATCTGTGGCAGCGCCCGGCGGTTCGACTGCGTGGTCGACGGCGACACATTCTGGCTCGGACGACAAAAGATCCGGATCGCCGACATCGACGCTCCGGAACTCACGCCGCCGCGCTGCGCACATGAGAGGGAGCTGGGCGAGGCTGCGAAGCACAGGCTGCGGGCGCTGCTGAACGCCGGGCCGTTTTCGCTGGTCGCGGGCTCGCGGGACGAAGACCCGTTCGGCCGCAAGCTGCGCACGGTCGTGCGTGCGGGCCGCTCGATCGGCGAGCGCATGGTCGCCGAAGGGCTTGTCCGGCGCTGGGACGGCGGCCGGCGAAGCTGGTGCGACTGAGGCATCAGCACAATGAATCGGTCGAGCCGGACCGATTCGAAAAACGCGTTGGACGCCGCAGGCGGCGGCGGCGAGACTCCCGGCATGAACCAGAGGGGCAGCCGACCCATCCATCTTCGCCGCATCGACCCGACGCAGAACATGCGGCGCTTCTACGCGCTGGCGATCCAGCCGACGCTGTTCGGCGGCGCCTCGGTCATCCGCAACTGGGGCCGGATCGGTTCGAATGGCCAGGCCATGATGCAGACCTTCGACCGGCCGGACGAGGCCGACGATGCGCTGAACCGCCTCGAGCGCAGCAAGCGGCGGCGGGTTATCGCGACGCAGATTGAACCGGCCCCATAAGAATGGCCGGCAAGCGAAGCGCTGCCGGCCAGGAGTCGTCACATGGTCTCGTCGATGACACCGGCGGCCTTCGGCCGGACGTCGTCCATGTGATCGATGATCTCAAAGCCGTCCGACATCCAGCCGAAATCGCCGTTGCGCACCGCTTCGAGTGTGGCCCAAGTGCCGTCCGGCCAGAGCACGATGTCGTCGGGGTGCGGCTATCGGCGCTGTGATGAGTGGGATCGCGTCATTGGGATCTCCTCACGTGCCGGAAAAGGACGAAGGCCCCGCCTTGCGGCGGAGCCCTCGCGTCGCTGCGATCAATCCCGCCGCGGCCGGGACCAGATCAGCTGCAGGCCTTCCTCGCCGTCGACCTCGACCAGGGTGGCGTAGAGGGGCTCGCGGAAGGACGGATCGTCGAGCTTGACCGAGAGGTAGTCGCGGCCGGTTTCCTCGGCGGTCCGCTGCCAGGCTGCGCCGAGCTCGACATTGTCGGCGTCGAAGATGCGGAACTGGGGGCCCCGGTCCGAGGGGTTCGGGATGCGGACGATGCGGGTCCGGGCCTTGAGGCCGAGGGTGCGGATGTTGCCGGTGAAGCCGTTGCCGTTCGAAGTGAAGGTGCCGATGTTGGCCATTGTCTCATTCCCTTGGTTCCGGGCCGCGCCCATCGCGACCCGATGGCGGTCGTGAGGCCGGAGGCGATCGACCCGCACCCACCGGGGTCCCCGTTGCGCTTGCGCAATGGGGTGGTCCTTCGGGCCGGAACGCAGTGGAGGGCGCCCGGAGACGGCTTTTTTGCTTCGCGATGCAAAGCCGGCCGGGCCCCCTTCGGGGTGGCCGGCGGCGGAAAAAAGCCGGCGCCGGACGTTGCGGGGACAAGATCGAGGGCGCGCAGCGCCCGTCCTTCGGCCAGACCTGCCACATCGGGTTCGCCATGGGGGAGGCCATCGCAACACCGGGGGAGTGCGACATGCGCGAAGATCGCCAGGCTCCCGACGGCACAGTGGCCGCGCGCTATCCGCTCGCCCCGCCCAGATCGCGGATCCGCAGCCCTCACGGATCCTCGCCGGCAGGCCCAGCGCGCCATCCCGTCGCCGGCATGACGAACGCGGCTCCCGCGCCGGCAGCGGAGCAGCTCAGGGTGGCGCGACGCCCTCCGCTCAAGCTCCGCCATCCGTCCCGGCGACCGACGACCTGCCGTGGTCGGGAGAGGCCGAGACCGCCCAGCCTGGTCCTTGCGCTGGCGGACGGCGGCGACGAGAGCGCCCGCCCGCGGGGCGGGCCTTCCCGACCAGAAGCATCGCCGAGCAGAAGACGCGGAAACGCGAGCGCCGGCGCCGACAAAAAAGGGGGCTCACGCCCCCTCCGCCTCGCGGCTGCGGCGCTCGGCCTCAGCGAGTAGCTCTTCGAGGCGCTGCTGCGACTCCCTGCGCTCCTTGCGGGTGAGGATGCAGTGCGCGAGCTCGGCGCGCAGCTCGGCGATTTCGGCGTAGATGTCGAGAACCTTCGTCATGTGAACCTCCTTCGTCTCGATGACGAAGGCGGCACACCGGGCGTTGGAGGGACGGGTCAAGGATCGCGCAGCGACCGGCAGCGCCGGCGCGCGGGGGTGCCGATTTTGTCGTCGCGCAGCGGCGGGAAAATTGGGGGCACCGCGCGTCCTTGACGCGGCCCGACTGCCGGTATGATGGGTCGTCATTGAGAGGAAGACGGCCTGGCACAACGGTTCTGCCGTCTTCGGCTCGCAACCGAGCCGCAACGTTCACTCGATGTCGAACACGGCAGTCGTTGCAGCCCTCGAAAAGGCTGGAGCAGCAAGAACGAAATTGCTGGCAAGGAATTGGTCAGCTGCTCCGCAATCCCGCAACCGGCATAGGTCTTCGTCCTTAATCGCGGCCCGAAGGGCATTGAGAATTTTCATGGAGTCAATGAATCGATATGGTCGAGCATAAAGGGAGCCAACGGTCGGCCCGAGCGCGCCAGGGACGCCCCTCGCTATTTGGAGCTCGGCCACAAATCGACACGCGTCCACGAGACCGGACTCTCGCTCCAGCCAGTTTTGCGCCGACATAACGCGCTCGAGGAGCGGCGTGAGGTCCCCCGCGCATTCCAACTGGGCAAAGGCTGTGCCGAACCACTTGGGATAGGGCGCGTAGCGACGCTCGACGAGCATGGCGAGGCGCATGATATTTCCGACCATCCGAGCGGCGATTACCTGTGAACCGAGCTCATCCCCTACGTCGCCGGTGCGGCCGACATAGGCGCGTTCTTCCGCAATGAGCCTCCATTGCGCGGCAAGCTTGTAAAGCCATACGTCGCGAGGAAAGTAGTTGAGGCGGCTCCTGAGGGCGGTAAGAGCACCTACATCATCGCGAAACACCGCGCCGGCCGTCACGGTTAAGAATAGTTGTTCCGAGTAAGATAGCCAGTCGCGTGCGGTCAGGTCCGTCGCAAACTGTCTTCCCAAAAAAACATCACTCCAAGCCGTCAGTGTATAGAGTTCGACACCGTGGTCTGAGCCAAGCACGCCCGCTACAGAGCTCTCTCGGCGGGGGCGGACATTGGTAGCGTAGCGAACCGGCCACCCCTCAAAGACCGCGGGAAGACTGCGATCTAGGGCCTGCATTATAACGGGCGCTGTCTCAGCAAACCTCTCCTCGGGAAGGAAGAGCTGCACGCTAGGACCATAATCATGGTCTGCGGATACTTCCGTATCATAACCAAGAACTTCCGAGCCTAAGCCGATTCGACAAGCAGCGTATGGCAGTTCGGGGAAATGTTCTTGGAGGACGGGGGCGACAAGATTTTCATGAAACCGTTGTGCGAGACCAATTCCTATCGGGTGAGTTGTTGAGCTAGCCACGAGACATTCCTAGGGGATTTTTGAACAGGATGCAGCCGCCTCATGGCCGTGCATGGTGAAGCGTGGCAGATGTCTATCGCGAAAGTTTGTGCTTTGCGAACGCTCTTTGCGCTTGGAGCTTGCCCACGGCGGCGCTGCCCTTCCGGATCAATTTCCCCTACGGGGCATGTGAGGCCAGCAAATCGAGAAGCAGCTTGCGGCATCGGTCGCAGACTTTAGGAATTCTGCGACAGGCTGACTATCGACAACACCTCCAAGGCGGTATTCGCTACGCTGCCAGTCGTGTCCTCTGCGGGGTCATAGGAAGCTATGGCCAAGGCCGTAACCGTGCAGCGGTTAGCGATCATCCAGACACATTTCTTGAGAGTGCTTGGCGAAAGTCCGCCATCAGGGACGAAATTGTTGGCCCGACCAAAGGTCGGGTCGAGAACGTCGAGATCGAGATGGAGGTAAATCCGCTGCACTCCGTGCTTTTCGAACTGGTCGAGGGCGCGGGAAAGATCCCCAAAGATATCACTTTGCGGCGGCACGCGACGGATCGCAGATTTTGATAGAACGCGCTCGGCGCCCTCGTCGGCACCGTGACCCCCGACCAGAATCACGTTCTCATCCGGGATAGGTCGAAATCCTTGAACTGTTGACGCCAGCGCTTGCCAGCAACGCCCTGTCAGGGTGCTAATGCCCATAGCATCGAGAAAATCGCCCTCGAAGGTCTCCGGCGTGTTGCAGTCGCCATGTCCATCGAACAAGATGACTCCTAGTGGCACGTCCGGTTCAGCACATTGGATACCAGCGACGGTCCCCAGCGAGCTGTTGCAGTTGCCCGCAAGAACGATGGGCCGACCCGCGTTCATGAGACAAGCCGACACCGCTGCGGCTCCTTCTCGGTGAAGCTCGAAGGCCGTTCCTATTTCCGTTTTGAACGGCAGATGAGCTTCGAGTGTCGTCAAAGAAACCGTTCCGAACGGTTCCAGACGGCTCGCGGCTCCTGCCGCTATTAGATGAGAGGGCCCTGCCCCCATACGAAGGTTCCGGTATCCGGAGTCATAGGGAATGCAGATAAGAGTGTAATCGGCGTATGCCATAGATTCGGAAGCCCTAATTTGGCTGCGCCAAGGAGCAATAGTGTAGAGATTTTTAAGATCCGTGCGATAACGCCGCAGAAACCCAAGGATGGGTGATACAATCATCGAGATCGCAATAAAGAATGCCTTCCCATCCGAACGCATTAGCAGACTCAATTCCAAGATCTGCGAACAGATGCTCGCCCCACAGCCGGCGGCGTTCTGCCTGGCCAGTATAGCCATGAACAAGAACGCCATCGACATCAAAGAAAATCGATCTCAACATAACCACCGTTCGGGCGAGATTCCCGGAACCTGTACCGTAGCGGGCCTTCAAGAACTCTGCGAGAGAATGCGGTTCATTCGTCAGGCTGCCTCCCGCTCGCTCTCCGCCCGTGGCTGAAGGCCGTGCAGATAGGCGACCGCCCGCTGCGCATGGGCGGCTGCGGCAAAGATCGCCCTGCGGTCGTCCTGCAGCACCTTGAGCCAGGATGCGACGTAGCTCGCGTGGTCCGCGCGCGGCTCGAGCTCCGGCACCAGGCCGAGATCGGCGCAGAGGAAGCTCGCGCCGATGTCGGCGATGAGCTCTTCGCGCGCCCGCTCGCTGCGATCCTGGTGATAGCGGCTGAGATCGCGGTTGAGCCGATGCGCCGCGCCTGCCCAGTGGACACATTCATGTCCGAGAACGCCATAGTAGCTCGCCGCGTCGCGAAAGCTCTCGAAGGCGGGCATCTGCACATGGTCGCTGGACGGCGCGAAGTACGCCTTCGTCCCGCCATAGCGGATCACTGCGCCGGTATTGCCGAAGAAGCGGTCGGCATGCGCCACCCGCTCGATCGGGTCCGCAATCGGTTCGACGGGCCGGGCATAATAGCGCTCCGGCAGGCCCTCGATCTGGTCGCAATTGAAGACGGTGTAGGTCTTGAGGAAGGGAATCTCCCGCTCGACCTCGTCGCCGCGCGCATCGGTCTCTGTGCGCTTGAAACGGCTGGCATAGACGACGTTCGCGCCGCTTTCGCCCTTGCGGACATGTGCGCCGAGCTCGGACGCCTGCTTGAAGGTCATCCACATCGGCGAGGCGAAGCCGCGCGCCATGCTCTCCGACCAGAGCAGCAGCACGTTCATGCCGGTATAGGGTTCGCCATTGTGGCGTAGCGGCCGCGTCACGCGGCCATTCACATGGCCTGCGCTCCAGGGCTGCACCCAGGGACGCACTCCCTTCTCCAGCGCGGCAACGAGCTTTTCCGTGATCCGCGCATAGATGTCGGTGCGCGATCCGCTTTCCTTCCTCTTCATTGTCCTCAACCTCCTTCATGGAGGCCGCGCCGATCGCGGCCCCGTCACGGAGGTCCGTCAGGCGGGGACGGTCATGAGGTCCGCGCACCCGACCGGGGTCCCCGGCGCGCCTGCGCGACGGGGTGGTCAGGGCCGAAACGCAGTGGAGGACGGCGCAGCCGTTGCGCGGACCGCCGGACCCGGCAGGACCGCCGTCCGGGACGGGCCGCGCCAGCGCGCCAATCCCGGCCCCTCTCCTATCGCCATCTGGAAATTCACAGAGCCGCGTGCTATTTATCTGACTAGCTGACTAGGTATGGATCGATGGCCAAACAGGCAGAGCGTGCAAGGGCAGGCAAAGCATCCGGCGGCCGAACGGCGGCCGGACGCTGGAAGCTCGAGGATGCGAAGGCCCGCTTCAGCGAGGTCGTGCGCCATGCCCGCGAGGACGGCCCGCAGCGCGTCACCGTGCGGGGCCAGGACGCCGTCGTCGTCATGAGCGTCGAGGAGTTCGAGCGCCTTGCGCCGGCGAAGCCGCGGCCACCTTTCGTTGCGTTCATGGAGAGCCTGCATCTCGGCGGCCTCGACCTGGAACGCGAGGCGGATCGCGGCCGGGATGTCGAGCTTTGAAGGGCTGGCTGCTCGATACCAATGTCGTCGCCGCACTGATCAACCCGAGAGGCGCGCCATCGGTGAAGTCCTGGGCGGCGCGGCAGGATGAGGACACTTTCCATATCAGCGTGCTGACCCTCGCCGAGTACGACAAGGGCATCCACAACCTGCCCGCCGACCATTCCGAGCGGCCGCGTTACATCGCGGCGCGCGATGCGCTCGCCGAACGGTTCGGCCCGCGCGTGCTTTCGCTTGGCGACGCCGTCGTGCGGCGCTGGGGACGAATATCCGGGGAGGTGAAACGGGCGGGCGGGCA
The genomic region above belongs to Xanthobacter dioxanivorans and contains:
- a CDS encoding DUF4037 domain-containing protein encodes the protein MLGSDHGVELYTLTAWSDVFLGRQFATDLTARDWLSYSEQLFLTVTAGAVFRDDVGALTALRSRLNYFPRDVWLYKLAAQWRLIAEERAYVGRTGDVGDELGSQVIAARMVGNIMRLAMLVERRYAPYPKWFGTAFAQLECAGDLTPLLERVMSAQNWLERESGLVDACRFVAELQIARGVPGALGPTVGSLYARPYRFIDSMKILNALRAAIKDEDLCRLRDCGAADQFLASNFVLAAPAFSRAATTAVFDIE
- a CDS encoding ArdC family protein; amino-acid sequence: MKRKESGSRTDIYARITEKLVAALEKGVRPWVQPWSAGHVNGRVTRPLRHNGEPYTGMNVLLLWSESMARGFASPMWMTFKQASELGAHVRKGESGANVVYASRFKRTETDARGDEVEREIPFLKTYTVFNCDQIEGLPERYYARPVEPIADPIERVAHADRFFGNTGAVIRYGGTKAYFAPSSDHVQMPAFESFRDAASYYGVLGHECVHWAGAAHRLNRDLSRYHQDRSERAREELIADIGASFLCADLGLVPELEPRADHASYVASWLKVLQDDRRAIFAAAAHAQRAVAYLHGLQPRAESEREAA
- a CDS encoding type II toxin-antitoxin system VapC family toxin; this encodes MKGWLLDTNVVAALINPRGAPSVKSWAARQDEDTFHISVLTLAEYDKGIHNLPADHSERPRYIAARDALAERFGPRVLSLGDAVVRRWGRISGEVKRAGGHAPPVIDTLLAACAIEHDLYLVTRNVRDTKPSGASVFDPWNDDEADFPLSPRAGRAR
- a CDS encoding DUF736 domain-containing protein — protein: MANIGTFTSNGNGFTGNIRTLGLKARTRIVRIPNPSDRGPQFRIFDADNVELGAAWQRTAEETGRDYLSVKLDDPSFREPLYATLVEVDGEEGLQLIWSRPRRD
- the traD gene encoding conjugal transfer protein TraD; translation: MKKPSRQDQGGNRQGCRTSAAGRDARGRTHRRIALKAGSARSTIEEAALLSAFEECGETVSRRQATDRPEGRVAPADSRMAGRPRRSRLARLRAAIARLERMRRSSSSDARKRDTREKIELGGLIVKRDCATRSARCCSGLLIDGQRAPSEDEAERTRLSAIGAQAFGRDHE
- a CDS encoding arginase family protein gives rise to the protein MSMAFLFMAILARQNAAGCGASICSQILELSLLMRSDGKAFFIAISMIVSPILGFLRRYRTDLKNLYTIAPWRSQIRASESMAYADYTLICIPYDSGYRNLRMGAGPSHLIAAGAASRLEPFGTVSLTTLEAHLPFKTEIGTAFELHREGAAAVSACLMNAGRPIVLAGNCNSSLGTVAGIQCAEPDVPLGVILFDGHGDCNTPETFEGDFLDAMGISTLTGRCWQALASTVQGFRPIPDENVILVGGHGADEGAERVLSKSAIRRVPPQSDIFGDLSRALDQFEKHGVQRIYLHLDLDVLDPTFGRANNFVPDGGLSPSTLKKCVWMIANRCTVTALAIASYDPAEDTTGSVANTALEVLSIVSLSQNS
- a CDS encoding thermonuclease family protein, coding for MIVLPIRGALVAALALAALHWPCRGHAEPTRGAISDTVAASFSICGSARRFDCVVDGDTFWLGRQKIRIADIDAPELTPPRCAHERELGEAAKHRLRALLNAGPFSLVAGSRDEDPFGRKLRTVVRAGRSIGERMVAEGLVRRWDGGRRSWCD
- a CDS encoding WGR domain-containing protein, whose translation is MNQRGSRPIHLRRIDPTQNMRRFYALAIQPTLFGGASVIRNWGRIGSNGQAMMQTFDRPDEADDALNRLERSKRRRVIATQIEPAP
- a CDS encoding type II toxin-antitoxin system Phd/YefM family antitoxin, with amino-acid sequence MAKQAERARAGKASGGRTAAGRWKLEDAKARFSEVVRHAREDGPQRVTVRGQDAVVVMSVEEFERLAPAKPRPPFVAFMESLHLGGLDLEREADRGRDVEL